The proteins below come from a single Gimesia alba genomic window:
- a CDS encoding DnaA ATPase domain-containing protein — protein sequence MMSNSGKHQQHTSDKPFLILKEHQYAYTAVSELFHAIESPDPQLVYLYGPSGCGKTALISDLLTDFVEIHAEAALKIVTASEFAAKFAAASNRNRIPEFQRTFRELDLLILEDIQSLENRTQTQRELLSVLDEILKSEGRVVISSTKPPGELARFDKKLVNRFHGGICVAISPLKYQSRLELLTFWANLEQIPIQKKELSLIAHKKELSPRELYAMLMQLQTVSRINQQRIDTSFVKQYLEGNIEGPKTSVAKITKAVCREFKTSLAEIRSANRSQQIVLPRQCAMFLSRELTDESLAKIANYFNRKNHSTVIHACRHIQHGLEKSPGLRQQISRIKQQLGVYLL from the coding sequence ATGATGTCGAACTCTGGGAAACATCAACAGCACACCTCTGATAAGCCGTTTCTGATCTTAAAAGAGCATCAATACGCGTATACTGCCGTCTCTGAATTATTCCACGCAATCGAGTCCCCCGATCCGCAACTGGTCTATTTGTATGGCCCCTCAGGCTGTGGAAAAACCGCTCTGATTTCCGATTTACTCACGGATTTTGTTGAAATTCATGCCGAAGCGGCGTTGAAAATCGTCACTGCGAGTGAATTCGCTGCCAAATTCGCAGCCGCCTCGAATCGCAACCGCATTCCCGAATTCCAGCGAACCTTTCGAGAACTGGACCTGTTGATTCTGGAAGACATTCAAAGTCTGGAGAATCGGACCCAGACACAACGAGAATTATTATCGGTCCTGGACGAGATTCTCAAGTCGGAAGGCAGGGTCGTCATTTCTTCAACAAAACCACCCGGAGAACTGGCACGCTTCGATAAAAAACTGGTGAACCGATTTCATGGTGGGATCTGTGTCGCGATCAGCCCCTTGAAATATCAGAGCCGTCTTGAACTCTTGACCTTCTGGGCTAACCTCGAACAAATCCCGATCCAGAAAAAAGAACTCTCGCTAATTGCTCACAAAAAAGAACTTTCGCCACGCGAGTTATATGCGATGCTGATGCAACTGCAGACCGTCAGTCGGATCAATCAGCAACGGATTGATACTTCGTTTGTCAAACAGTACCTCGAAGGAAATATTGAAGGACCAAAAACCAGCGTCGCGAAAATAACGAAAGCCGTTTGTCGAGAGTTCAAAACCAGCCTGGCAGAGATCCGCTCTGCCAACCGTTCTCAGCAAATTGTGCTTCCCCGACAATGTGCCATGTTTCTTTCGCGCGAACTGACCGACGAATCTTTAGCGAAAATTGCAAATTATTTTAATCGCAAGAACCATAGCACGGTTATTCATGCTTGTCGTCATATTCAACACGGTCTCGAAAAATCACCCGGTTTACGCCAACAGATTTCTCGCATTAAGCAACAGCTTGGAGTATATCTCTTATAG
- the dnaN gene encoding DNA polymerase III subunit beta, whose amino-acid sequence MKLSCSRSTLLSGFQIIGSVISSRTPKEVLKCAKLEAADGKATLSGTDLEVSIRYDFEEVEVMIPGQILLSVHELVSILREAKTDSIEIELKKDEESEQDYILIQAGKSEFRLSVHDPSEFPAVETFNESNYFEVPIQSFREMIRRTVFATDPESTRYALGGVLFDVEDDKLTLAATDGRRLAMVESACSYQGEEAYQNNRPVIPAKAMSLIEKSLTGDEGNIQIAIRANDVIVKSGRSTIFGRLVEGRFPKYRDVIPPEPTHSIDLEVGTFFAAVRQAQIVTDVETRGVDFIFSSGLLTLKSVAASVGESKVEIPIPFEGEDIVITFDVRYLADFLKALDSAAHIQLQLIDSDSAAVLKTDDGYTYVIMPLSQAR is encoded by the coding sequence ATGAAGCTCAGTTGTTCACGATCCACTCTGTTGTCCGGCTTCCAGATTATTGGCAGCGTTATCAGCTCTCGTACACCGAAAGAAGTCCTGAAGTGTGCCAAGCTCGAGGCGGCAGACGGCAAAGCAACTTTGAGTGGGACCGATCTCGAAGTCAGTATCCGCTACGATTTCGAAGAAGTCGAAGTGATGATTCCCGGTCAGATCCTGCTCTCCGTCCACGAGCTGGTTTCCATCTTGCGGGAAGCCAAGACCGATTCGATTGAGATCGAACTGAAAAAAGACGAAGAGTCTGAACAGGATTATATTCTGATCCAGGCAGGGAAAAGTGAGTTCCGCTTGTCTGTCCACGATCCTTCGGAATTTCCGGCAGTGGAAACGTTTAACGAATCAAACTACTTCGAAGTCCCGATCCAGTCGTTTCGTGAAATGATCCGTCGCACCGTTTTTGCGACCGATCCGGAAAGTACAAGGTACGCTCTGGGCGGGGTTCTGTTTGATGTAGAAGACGATAAACTGACTCTTGCAGCCACCGATGGTCGCCGACTGGCGATGGTAGAATCGGCCTGTTCTTACCAGGGAGAGGAAGCATACCAGAACAACCGTCCGGTGATTCCCGCGAAGGCCATGTCGTTGATTGAAAAGAGTCTGACGGGAGATGAAGGCAACATTCAGATCGCAATTCGTGCCAACGATGTCATCGTGAAAAGCGGTCGTTCGACAATCTTCGGCAGATTAGTCGAAGGGCGTTTCCCAAAATATCGGGATGTTATTCCCCCAGAGCCAACTCATAGTATCGATTTGGAAGTCGGGACTTTCTTCGCCGCAGTACGTCAGGCACAGATTGTGACCGATGTCGAAACACGGGGCGTCGATTTTATCTTTTCCAGCGGTTTGTTGACTTTGAAAAGTGTTGCAGCCTCGGTTGGTGAATCGAAAGTGGAAATTCCAATTCCCTTTGAAGGCGAAGATATCGTGATCACTTTCGATGTGCGATATCTGGCAGATTTCCTCAAAGCTCTGGATTCGGCAGCTCATATTCAGCTCCAGCTGATCGATTCCGACAGTGCCGCGGTTCTGAAAACCGATGACGGCTACACATACGTTATCATGCCTCTTTCGCAAGCACGGTAA
- a CDS encoding DUF721 domain-containing protein, protein MSQKYEFKTSRAIPSAVPISQALSELIALKGLGRVQGDRRLLDAWKQAAGEKIAGQTTVQGIKNRIVQIGVENSALLNELNSFHKGSLLQKLQKEYGKQDVRDIRFRLKSKTKK, encoded by the coding sequence ATGTCACAAAAGTACGAATTCAAAACGAGCCGTGCGATACCTTCAGCCGTTCCCATTTCTCAAGCACTCTCAGAGCTGATTGCGTTAAAGGGACTGGGGCGGGTTCAGGGAGATCGACGCTTGTTAGACGCATGGAAACAGGCAGCAGGAGAGAAAATCGCCGGTCAGACGACGGTTCAGGGAATTAAAAATCGAATCGTGCAAATCGGGGTGGAAAACTCGGCACTGTTGAACGAACTGAATTCGTTTCATAAGGGTTCGCTACTTCAGAAATTACAAAAAGAGTATGGAAAACAGGATGTCCGCGATATTCGATTTCGGTTGAAGTCAAAGACAAAAAAGTAA
- a CDS encoding DNA gyrase subunit B, with product MSDQEQNQADLKKAGYDESNIRALEGVEGIRTRPAMYIGDTTLRGLHHLVYEVVDNSIDECVNQYASVINVKINADGSVTCSDDGRGIPVGAMPDMNNRPALEVVLTEIHAGGKFDREGGYKTGTGGLHGVGITAVNALSEWLEAEVRREGHVWTINFAQGVVKTPLQKLGKTSKSGTKITFKPDGTIFPDTKFIYDTLTKRLQELAFLNAGVKIRITDERSGQSDEFHYEEGLVEFVRHLNRTENVLYEEIIHIEGEQDGVQVDIAVQHNDGSLENVRCFANNIFNIEGGTHFSGFRGALTRTINAYGKKANLFKDFTPSGDDFREGLTAVITVRVPDPQFEGQTKTKLGNSEVEGIVQTVVNEKLTKFFEENPGVAKKISLKGLLAAEAREAAKKAREMVRRKGALTTGGLPEKLRDCRSRELDITELYLVEGDSAGGSADTGRDSNIQAILPLRGKILNVEKAQLVKILDNAEISNIFKAVGVPPGAALEDVTKRRYGKIILMTDADVDGSHIRTLLLTFFFRHMRELVNHGCVYVAQPPLYRVTQGKKVRYVQTQEEMMNELVELALGDSNLQHEDGTIFEAEMLEKLVNLVSDLEEPLGTLDRRGIDLKFLALNFATEDGLLPQFRIFLGKEQYWFETQEAMSQFLKEEEAKRGEELQIADENGQHEAAQDSEEDEDEFEKAGALQVTDLHEIRTINELLKQLRGYGIKLKDFYSPGNRNGEPIFPFQINSGNSVVRLSSLRQLLPSLRDIGEKGLKLTRFKGLGEMNSEELWDTSMDPENRVLLQVGMQDAAAADEIFRVLMGDVVEPRREFIEKHALDVKNLDV from the coding sequence GTGAGTGATCAAGAACAGAATCAGGCAGACCTTAAAAAAGCAGGCTATGATGAATCGAATATTCGAGCCCTGGAAGGCGTCGAAGGGATTCGTACACGCCCAGCCATGTATATTGGTGATACCACCTTGCGAGGTCTGCATCACCTCGTCTACGAAGTCGTCGATAACTCGATCGATGAGTGTGTGAATCAATATGCGTCCGTGATCAACGTCAAAATCAATGCCGACGGCAGCGTCACTTGCAGCGATGATGGTCGCGGGATTCCCGTTGGTGCGATGCCCGATATGAATAACCGGCCGGCACTGGAAGTTGTTTTGACCGAGATTCATGCCGGCGGAAAATTCGACCGGGAAGGGGGTTATAAAACGGGAACCGGTGGTTTGCACGGCGTCGGTATTACCGCCGTGAATGCACTCAGCGAATGGCTGGAAGCCGAAGTGCGCCGCGAGGGCCATGTCTGGACGATTAATTTTGCCCAGGGAGTCGTGAAAACGCCTCTTCAGAAACTGGGAAAAACTTCCAAGAGCGGAACCAAAATCACTTTTAAACCCGATGGTACCATTTTCCCCGATACCAAATTTATCTACGACACATTGACCAAACGACTTCAAGAACTCGCGTTTTTGAATGCCGGCGTGAAGATTCGTATCACCGATGAGCGGTCCGGTCAGTCGGATGAGTTCCACTATGAAGAAGGTCTGGTGGAATTTGTTCGCCATTTGAATCGGACCGAAAATGTGCTGTATGAGGAAATTATTCATATCGAGGGAGAGCAGGACGGCGTTCAAGTCGACATCGCCGTTCAACACAATGATGGTTCTCTGGAAAATGTCCGCTGCTTTGCGAACAACATTTTCAATATTGAAGGCGGGACTCATTTTTCCGGTTTCCGTGGCGCTCTTACGCGTACGATCAATGCCTACGGTAAGAAAGCCAATCTGTTTAAAGATTTCACTCCCAGTGGTGATGACTTTCGTGAAGGTTTGACGGCCGTCATCACAGTCCGCGTACCAGATCCTCAATTTGAAGGTCAGACCAAAACCAAGTTGGGGAACAGCGAAGTCGAAGGCATCGTCCAGACCGTTGTGAATGAAAAGCTGACCAAATTTTTCGAGGAAAATCCCGGTGTCGCCAAAAAGATCTCGCTCAAAGGTCTGTTAGCCGCAGAAGCCCGTGAAGCAGCCAAAAAAGCACGCGAGATGGTCCGCCGCAAAGGGGCACTCACAACTGGTGGCTTACCTGAAAAACTCCGCGATTGTCGCAGCCGTGAACTGGACATTACCGAGCTGTACCTGGTCGAAGGGGATTCTGCCGGCGGATCGGCAGACACAGGTCGCGATTCAAATATCCAGGCCATTTTGCCGCTCCGTGGTAAGATTCTGAATGTTGAAAAAGCACAGTTGGTGAAAATTCTGGACAACGCGGAAATTTCCAACATCTTCAAAGCAGTCGGCGTTCCTCCGGGAGCCGCTCTCGAAGATGTCACCAAACGCCGGTATGGAAAAATCATTCTGATGACCGATGCCGACGTCGATGGAAGCCACATTCGGACTTTGTTGTTAACTTTCTTCTTTCGGCACATGCGAGAACTGGTAAATCACGGTTGTGTGTATGTCGCTCAGCCTCCATTGTACCGGGTGACTCAAGGCAAAAAAGTTCGCTATGTTCAGACTCAGGAAGAGATGATGAACGAGCTGGTTGAACTCGCTCTGGGCGATTCCAATCTGCAGCACGAGGATGGAACCATTTTTGAAGCTGAAATGCTCGAAAAACTGGTGAACCTGGTTTCTGATTTAGAAGAACCATTGGGAACCCTGGATCGTCGCGGCATTGACCTCAAGTTCCTTGCACTAAATTTCGCTACAGAAGATGGGCTGCTTCCCCAATTTCGAATCTTCCTGGGTAAAGAACAGTACTGGTTTGAGACTCAGGAAGCGATGAGCCAATTCCTCAAAGAAGAGGAAGCGAAACGAGGCGAGGAACTTCAAATTGCCGATGAAAATGGTCAGCATGAAGCAGCCCAGGATTCCGAAGAAGACGAAGACGAGTTCGAAAAAGCAGGTGCCTTGCAGGTGACCGATCTCCATGAAATTCGCACCATCAATGAACTGCTGAAACAGTTACGCGGCTATGGAATCAAACTCAAAGACTTCTACTCTCCCGGCAACCGAAACGGTGAACCCATCTTTCCGTTCCAGATCAACAGTGGCAACAGCGTGGTCCGCTTGAGCAGTCTCAGACAATTGCTGCCTTCGCTTCGCGATATCGGCGAAAAGGGCCTCAAACTGACTCGCTTCAAAGGATTAGGTGAGATGAATTCCGAAGAACTCTGGGACACCAGTATGGATCCGGAGAATCGAGTTCTGCTGCAAGTCGGCATGCAAGACGCCGCCGCCGCCGATGAAATCTTCCGTGTTCTGATGGGGGATGTCGTCGAACCGCGTCGTGAATTCATCGAGAAACACGCCTTGGACGTCAAAAATCTGGACGTTTAA
- the hpt gene encoding hypoxanthine phosphoribosyltransferase codes for MKVLIDQQQINSRVISLGRELANEYQDRPLTIIGILAGSLVLLADLIRAIDVPHQVGLLQASSYRGKTTTAGTLSVNLDYLPDIADRDVLLIDDIFDTGKTMQTVLAQINELQPRSLKSAVLLWKEEATEVDFGPDYHCFKIPNHFVVGYGLDFNNEYRHLPFIASLEGTDLA; via the coding sequence GTGAAAGTTCTGATTGATCAACAACAGATCAACTCGCGTGTGATTTCTCTGGGCCGCGAACTGGCCAATGAATATCAGGATCGGCCGCTGACAATTATCGGGATTCTCGCTGGCAGCCTGGTCCTGCTGGCAGATTTGATTCGCGCGATCGATGTGCCGCATCAGGTTGGTCTGCTCCAGGCATCCAGTTACCGGGGAAAAACGACCACCGCGGGAACGCTGAGCGTGAATCTGGATTACCTGCCCGATATTGCCGATCGCGATGTCTTATTGATTGATGATATTTTCGATACCGGCAAAACAATGCAGACGGTACTGGCACAAATCAACGAGCTTCAACCACGATCATTGAAATCGGCCGTATTACTCTGGAAAGAAGAAGCAACCGAAGTCGACTTTGGGCCGGACTATCATTGTTTCAAAATCCCGAACCATTTTGTTGTCGGATACGGCCTGGACTTCAACAACGAGTACCGTCACCTTCCCTTTATTGCGTCTCTGGAAGGTACGGATCTCGCTTAA
- the truD gene encoding tRNA pseudouridine(13) synthase TruD: protein MPDPEQSFLPYLTEDLPGIGGVLKTTMEDFVVEEIPVYAPSGEGDHLFLWVEKRDVSAQFLVKILSQLLRLNPRDIGVAGLKDRRAVTRQFVSVPADCEPLLADFSFDGIKILESTRHERKLKTGHLRGNRFSILIRDSAEDAFQKATSIQQKIEQVGFPNYYGTQRMGRDNETLVMGLKLLKDERVPSKYFRNKSLKRLALSAAQSSLFNRVLSERVSNQSLHTVQLGDVMQVCETGGIFVVEDVAREQERFDNRETVITGPIFGPKMKSPTDTVLEQEQHVLSEFELEMSHFSRFKKLTPGARRPFLIWPDQLRIEETGEGVLFHFTLPSGVYATMLLREFMKNESAAQTADDV from the coding sequence ATGCCCGATCCCGAACAATCATTTCTGCCTTACCTGACTGAAGATTTACCGGGAATCGGCGGCGTTTTAAAAACGACGATGGAAGATTTCGTCGTAGAAGAAATTCCCGTGTATGCTCCCTCGGGGGAAGGAGATCATCTTTTCCTCTGGGTGGAGAAGCGGGATGTCTCGGCGCAGTTTCTGGTTAAAATCCTGTCTCAACTGCTGCGACTCAATCCCCGTGATATCGGGGTCGCCGGGTTGAAGGATCGGCGGGCGGTAACACGACAGTTCGTTTCGGTACCAGCGGATTGTGAACCCTTGTTAGCCGATTTTTCTTTCGACGGCATCAAGATTCTGGAAAGCACGCGGCACGAACGGAAACTGAAAACCGGACATCTCAGAGGCAATCGATTTTCGATTTTGATCCGAGATTCGGCAGAGGATGCGTTTCAGAAAGCAACGTCGATCCAGCAGAAAATTGAGCAGGTAGGTTTTCCCAATTATTACGGTACACAACGGATGGGCCGGGATAATGAAACGCTTGTGATGGGTCTGAAGCTGCTCAAAGACGAGCGGGTTCCGAGCAAGTATTTCCGCAATAAATCGCTCAAACGCCTGGCATTATCGGCGGCACAATCGAGTCTGTTCAATCGTGTCCTCTCGGAACGGGTTTCGAATCAGAGCTTGCATACCGTTCAACTGGGAGATGTGATGCAGGTCTGTGAAACAGGCGGCATTTTTGTGGTGGAAGATGTAGCACGCGAACAAGAGCGGTTTGACAATCGAGAAACGGTCATCACCGGACCGATCTTTGGACCGAAAATGAAGTCGCCTACGGATACAGTGCTGGAACAGGAGCAGCATGTTCTGAGTGAATTTGAGCTGGAGATGTCTCATTTTTCTCGCTTCAAAAAACTGACTCCAGGTGCCCGACGCCCTTTTCTTATCTGGCCCGATCAACTTAGAATAGAAGAGACGGGTGAGGGGGTTTTATTTCATTTCACTTTGCCTTCTGGCGTGTATGCGACAATGCTGCTCAGAGAATTTATGAAAAACGAATCGGCCGCTCAAACAGCCGACGACGTTTAA
- a CDS encoding MarC family protein yields MTDVFNSAALLLTLLNPFLVIIYLVDVVRKLNQKQFRLVLIRAGLITCVIFCSFVILGDKIFTGVMQVEFASFQIFGGIVFLLIGIQFVFQGPVVIEALRGESENLSGSIAMPVLIGPGTISACVLIGKRHDPLVACTIVVTSVFICLATIILLKLIHDMVNQTREALINRYIEITGRITALYVGTVSIDMIMQGLRTWVDKF; encoded by the coding sequence ATGACTGATGTTTTCAATTCGGCAGCACTTTTGTTAACTCTTCTAAACCCATTTCTGGTGATTATTTACCTTGTTGATGTGGTTCGAAAGCTCAATCAGAAACAGTTTCGTCTTGTATTGATCAGGGCTGGTCTGATTACCTGCGTTATTTTCTGTAGCTTTGTGATTCTGGGAGACAAGATTTTTACAGGTGTAATGCAAGTCGAATTTGCATCATTCCAGATCTTCGGAGGCATTGTGTTTCTCCTGATTGGAATTCAGTTTGTATTTCAAGGCCCCGTTGTGATTGAAGCATTAAGAGGAGAATCCGAGAACCTTTCCGGTTCGATTGCTATGCCAGTGCTGATTGGACCGGGGACAATCAGTGCCTGTGTACTGATTGGTAAAAGACATGATCCTCTAGTAGCGTGCACGATTGTTGTGACGTCTGTTTTCATCTGTCTTGCGACAATCATATTGCTGAAATTGATCCACGATATGGTGAATCAAACTCGGGAAGCGTTAATTAACAGGTATATCGAGATTACGGGTCGCATAACAGCACTTTACGTCGGAACAGTTTCGATTGACATGATCATGCAGGGCCTCCGAACATGGGTCGATAAATTTTAA
- a CDS encoding AraC family transcriptional regulator, protein MNPVQKALWYVENHSRKGISLEQVARASCVSPYHLTRTFAEVFGTSLMRYVRLRRLSEAAKQLSEGASDILSLALDYGYGSHEAFSRAFKKEFGVTPESVRTLADLSLLPLMEPITMTSTQLPKLDPPRVETLPEMSFAGLVERYQSKSPAGIPNQWQRFSALLQHMPLLIDQNAYGICFNFDEEKGEFYYMAGVPVSKSAEIPLGLVRFDLPLQKYAVFHHGGHISEIRSVISAIWSEALSKSGYEPVEKPAFEKYGPEFDGQTGRGGFEIWVAIK, encoded by the coding sequence ATGAATCCTGTGCAAAAAGCGCTCTGGTATGTGGAAAATCATTCTCGCAAGGGAATCAGCCTTGAGCAGGTGGCTCGTGCTAGCTGTGTCTCTCCCTACCACCTGACGCGAACGTTTGCAGAAGTCTTTGGTACTTCCTTAATGCGATATGTGCGACTGCGTCGCCTGTCAGAAGCAGCAAAACAACTGTCTGAGGGTGCATCCGACATTCTTTCCCTCGCCCTTGATTACGGATACGGATCTCATGAAGCATTCTCTCGTGCCTTCAAAAAAGAATTTGGAGTCACACCTGAGAGTGTACGCACTCTGGCTGACCTCTCCCTACTTCCGTTAATGGAGCCCATTACCATGACCTCAACACAACTTCCGAAACTGGACCCGCCGCGCGTAGAGACATTACCTGAAATGAGTTTTGCAGGTCTGGTCGAACGCTATCAAAGTAAATCGCCGGCAGGAATCCCAAACCAGTGGCAACGGTTTTCGGCATTGCTTCAGCACATGCCCCTCCTCATTGATCAAAACGCTTATGGTATCTGCTTCAACTTCGATGAAGAAAAAGGAGAATTCTACTACATGGCCGGAGTGCCTGTCAGCAAAAGTGCAGAGATACCACTGGGACTGGTCCGGTTCGACTTACCGCTTCAGAAGTATGCCGTCTTCCATCATGGGGGACATATTTCCGAGATTCGATCAGTCATCTCAGCCATTTGGTCTGAGGCGTTATCCAAGTCTGGATACGAGCCAGTAGAAAAGCCCGCTTTCGAAAAATATGGCCCCGAATTCGATGGACAAACAGGACGCGGTGGTTTCGAAATCTGGGTCGCAATCAAATAA
- a CDS encoding serine hydrolase: MNGQRWMLSLLSMVLYFSIGVSFSSAQNLTEEWIKKAAEPLVQKRVVDGLSIGYIAGKHSGMVHLGSSNRAGKKPDDLTVYELGSISKVFTGLMLADAVVRGEIDLNATADVANTAGIRLPSHEGRSIKWIDLSTHRSGLPRLPGNLAPTDLKNPYQNYDSKKAAAFLNQYKLPRQPGASQEYSNFGASVLGYLVAQQAGRSYQQLLQKRIAKPLGMTDCTVSLSTDQRQRLATPHAKFGTVTKPWTFSNLPGAGGIRATMQDMLRFAQAQLNPPTGKIGEAIELAWKQHRDKDASGPAMGLGWVIAGDGQTRWHNGQTGGSHSSLFINRKLNCAVVILSNTAVKNQIDQLAMQMVLKAAGREIKPEPKRTPDPKADDIVIDAKHRRRLEGRYQLTPNFIFTVRDRDGHLMVSITNQPTQEVFPDSATRWSYRGVDATLEFKLNKTGPAKSLILHQNGVKQTAYRIK; this comes from the coding sequence ATGAATGGTCAGCGCTGGATGTTATCCCTGCTTTCAATGGTTTTGTACTTTTCGATCGGCGTTTCGTTTTCATCGGCGCAGAACCTGACGGAGGAATGGATCAAGAAAGCGGCTGAGCCGTTGGTTCAAAAGCGAGTCGTTGATGGACTATCCATTGGTTACATCGCAGGCAAACACTCAGGCATGGTACACTTGGGAAGCTCAAACCGAGCCGGGAAAAAACCTGATGACTTGACTGTGTATGAACTCGGATCCATCAGCAAAGTTTTCACAGGGTTAATGCTGGCCGATGCGGTTGTCCGGGGCGAGATTGATCTCAATGCGACAGCGGACGTTGCCAATACTGCCGGGATTCGGTTACCGTCGCACGAGGGGCGGTCGATCAAGTGGATTGATTTGAGTACCCACCGGTCAGGACTGCCACGACTTCCCGGCAATTTAGCGCCGACCGATTTGAAGAATCCGTATCAAAATTACGATTCAAAAAAAGCAGCGGCATTCCTGAACCAATACAAACTGCCACGTCAGCCCGGTGCTTCGCAGGAATATTCAAACTTCGGGGCGTCGGTTCTGGGATATCTGGTTGCGCAGCAGGCTGGCAGGTCCTATCAACAACTGTTGCAGAAACGCATCGCGAAGCCACTGGGCATGACCGATTGCACCGTTTCATTAAGCACAGATCAAAGGCAGCGGCTTGCCACTCCGCATGCGAAATTCGGTACCGTCACAAAGCCCTGGACGTTTTCAAATCTGCCGGGTGCTGGCGGAATTCGCGCCACAATGCAGGACATGCTGCGTTTTGCCCAGGCACAATTGAATCCGCCAACGGGCAAAATTGGCGAAGCCATCGAATTAGCCTGGAAACAACACCGTGATAAAGATGCATCAGGTCCGGCAATGGGGCTGGGCTGGGTGATTGCCGGCGATGGTCAGACGCGTTGGCACAACGGTCAGACCGGCGGATCACATTCATCACTCTTCATAAATCGCAAGTTAAACTGCGCGGTTGTTATATTATCTAATACAGCCGTGAAAAACCAAATCGATCAATTGGCGATGCAGATGGTACTCAAAGCCGCAGGTCGGGAAATCAAACCGGAACCAAAAAGAACGCCAGACCCTAAAGCCGATGACATCGTTATTGATGCGAAACATCGTCGCCGGTTGGAAGGCCGATATCAATTGACGCCGAATTTTATCTTCACGGTTCGTGATCGTGATGGGCATTTGATGGTCAGTATTACCAACCAACCCACACAGGAGGTCTTTCCCGATTCAGCGACGCGCTGGTCATACCGCGGCGTTGACGCGACGCTGGAATTCAAATTGAATAAGACGGGTCCTGCAAAAAGTTTGATTTTACATCAAAATGGTGTTAAGCAGACTGCTTACCGAATTAAGTGA
- a CDS encoding RNA polymerase sigma factor, translating to MNWLDEHGSSVMKVARAYTLTSEECQDLAQEILLQAWQSLPKFEHKSSVATWFYRVALQTAMNWKRKDKPRRARQKPLLEVQTLVTEGCDTAEQAQQRDIVERLYQAIHQLPKADAALVLLYLDELSYREMADVLGISESNVGVKLNRAKKTLNELMKGETDGS from the coding sequence ATGAACTGGCTGGATGAGCATGGCTCGTCCGTCATGAAAGTGGCGCGCGCTTACACGCTCACCAGTGAGGAGTGTCAAGACCTCGCGCAGGAGATTCTACTCCAGGCCTGGCAGTCCTTGCCAAAGTTCGAGCATAAATCGAGCGTAGCGACGTGGTTTTATCGCGTGGCGTTACAGACCGCGATGAACTGGAAAAGAAAGGATAAGCCGCGGCGGGCAAGACAAAAACCGTTGTTGGAAGTCCAAACCCTCGTCACAGAGGGATGCGACACTGCCGAGCAGGCGCAGCAACGAGACATTGTTGAGCGGCTTTACCAGGCCATTCACCAGTTACCAAAAGCCGATGCGGCACTGGTCCTGCTCTACCTGGATGAACTCAGTTATCGGGAGATGGCCGACGTGCTGGGTATCTCTGAAAGCAACGTGGGTGTGAAATTGAATCGGGCAAAAAAAACGCTGAATGAATTGATGAAAGGAGAAACAGATGGCTCCTGA